The following are encoded together in the Ignavibacteriota bacterium genome:
- the cydB gene encoding cytochrome d ubiquinol oxidase subunit II, with protein sequence MDVNLFWFLTLGVLLTGYAILDGFDLGVGILHLFVKDDTERRILMNSIGPLWDGNEVWLVTFGGALFAAFPHAYATAFSGFYLPFMVLLFALIFRAVSMEFRSKQEMPWWRAMWDGSFFAASTLATLLFGVAVGNMMIGLPVGSDKEFAGTLFGLLGPFPLLTGLFAVSTFAMHGSIYLYLKTEGDLQRRIHGWMWRTFFVFLVMYITTSAVAVTSMPSALRNFRDIPWAWVVVLLNVLAIANIPRAIHLGKPFYAFISSACTIAALTFLFGFALYPNLIVSSIDPAYSLTIYNAASSEQTLSTMRWIAFIGMPFVLTYTAVIYWIFRGKTKLGKMSY encoded by the coding sequence ATGGATGTGAACCTCTTCTGGTTTCTGACACTGGGCGTGCTGCTCACCGGCTACGCGATTCTCGATGGCTTCGATCTCGGCGTCGGCATCCTGCATCTCTTTGTGAAGGACGACACCGAGCGCCGCATCCTGATGAACTCGATCGGTCCGCTGTGGGACGGCAATGAAGTGTGGCTTGTCACTTTCGGCGGCGCCCTGTTCGCGGCCTTTCCCCACGCCTACGCCACGGCGTTCTCGGGATTTTACCTGCCCTTCATGGTGCTGCTCTTTGCACTCATCTTCCGCGCCGTGTCGATGGAGTTCCGCAGCAAGCAGGAGATGCCCTGGTGGCGCGCGATGTGGGACGGCTCCTTCTTTGCCGCGAGCACACTCGCGACCCTGCTCTTCGGAGTTGCCGTCGGCAACATGATGATAGGCCTGCCCGTCGGATCCGACAAGGAATTCGCCGGCACACTATTCGGACTGCTCGGTCCTTTTCCCCTCCTCACCGGACTGTTTGCAGTGTCCACCTTCGCCATGCACGGTTCGATCTACCTCTACCTAAAAACGGAGGGCGACCTGCAGCGGCGCATTCACGGATGGATGTGGCGGACGTTTTTTGTCTTTCTCGTGATGTACATCACGACGTCGGCCGTCGCGGTGACCAGCATGCCCAGTGCGCTCCGCAATTTCCGCGACATCCCCTGGGCCTGGGTGGTGGTGCTGTTGAACGTGCTCGCGATAGCCAACATCCCGCGCGCGATTCACCTCGGCAAACCCTTTTACGCCTTTATCTCATCGGCCTGCACCATCGCCGCCCTCACCTTCCTTTTCGGCTTTGCACTGTATCCCAATCTCATTGTCTCGAGCATCGATCCCGCCTACAGTCTCACCATCTACAACGCCGCATCGAGCGAGCAGACACTTTCGACCATGCGCTGGATCGCCTTTATCGGCATGCCCTTCGTGCTTACCTATACCGCCGTCATCTACTGGATTTTCAGAGGAAAGACGAAGCTCGGAAAAATGAGTTATTGA
- a CDS encoding low temperature requirement protein A, producing MKLRRQLWYVPSLVRTEGHRKVSWLELFYDLFFVVTISQLAHKLHGELVWLELLKYLFLFVPVWWLWIGSTFYMERFETEGLETRIIFFLLLFPISGLAVFAYDGLATTSFGFVASYTFGRFVLSLLWLRASIHEPVFRPTGIRYLIGFSTSLVLLCVSLFMTQETRLVLFAIALFIDLVTPWFTLTHQSKLPRFNRHKLPERFGLFIIIVLGESAVGVVSGLAASRQITLESGINAVLGIGLGFSLWWVYFDFIGRRASRPRMLSSISWSFLHLPLAMGIAAVGATTSNAIAKAQGLLQGPVSVLLAGSVAVTLIVMGLLETVLEPADDEPTHPVISPALKFGFGALLGMYAAMFPWSAPTLTLVLAQLALLVVMLYGLWVWFTDGHAAKHGRGDG from the coding sequence ATGAAACTCCGCCGCCAACTCTGGTACGTTCCGTCCCTCGTACGAACCGAAGGCCATCGCAAAGTGTCGTGGCTCGAGCTGTTTTACGATCTATTTTTTGTGGTGACGATCTCGCAGCTTGCGCACAAACTTCATGGCGAGCTTGTCTGGCTCGAACTCTTGAAGTACCTGTTCCTCTTTGTGCCCGTGTGGTGGTTGTGGATCGGATCGACCTTTTACATGGAGCGTTTTGAGACAGAGGGGCTGGAAACACGCATCATCTTTTTCCTGCTGCTGTTTCCGATCTCGGGACTTGCGGTATTCGCCTACGACGGACTAGCCACAACCAGTTTCGGTTTTGTCGCGTCGTATACGTTCGGGCGATTTGTCCTGTCGCTGCTCTGGCTGCGCGCAAGTATTCACGAGCCAGTGTTCCGCCCCACGGGCATCCGGTATCTCATCGGATTCTCCACGTCGCTGGTGCTGCTCTGTGTGTCGCTGTTTATGACGCAGGAAACACGACTGGTGCTGTTTGCGATTGCGCTGTTCATCGATCTGGTCACTCCCTGGTTTACACTCACACATCAATCGAAGCTTCCGCGTTTCAACCGGCATAAGCTGCCGGAGCGATTCGGCCTGTTCATCATCATTGTGCTCGGAGAGTCGGCCGTGGGTGTTGTGAGCGGACTCGCGGCAAGCCGCCAGATCACACTCGAGTCGGGAATCAACGCCGTGCTCGGCATCGGACTCGGATTTTCGTTATGGTGGGTGTATTTCGATTTTATCGGCCGTCGCGCCTCGCGTCCCCGCATGCTGTCGTCGATCAGTTGGTCGTTTCTTCATCTACCGCTTGCTATGGGCATTGCGGCGGTCGGCGCCACAACCAGCAACGCGATCGCCAAGGCGCAGGGGTTGTTGCAGGGTCCGGTGAGCGTCCTTCTGGCCGGATCCGTCGCGGTCACGCTGATTGTTATGGGTCTGCTCGAGACGGTGCTCGAACCGGCCGACGACGAACCCACACATCCGGTGATCAGTCCCGCGCTCAAGTTCGGTTTCGGCGCACTGCTGGGAATGTATGCGGCGATGTTTCCGTGGTCCGCGCCGACATTGACTCTTGTACTTGCGCAGCTCGCATTGTTGGTGGTGATGTTGTACGGATTGTGGGTGTGGTTTACGGATGGGCATGCCGCGAAGCATGGACGTGGAGATGGGTAG
- a CDS encoding response regulator, translating into MTLLKNILLVEDNTKDIELTLAALKNRGLLNRVVTARDGIEALEYLRCTGRYANRITGNPAVILLDIKMPRMDGITALRTIRADATLSMIPIVMLTSSREDPDLRQCYAAGVNAFVVKPVGFQSFMDAVQDLGVFWALINEPPPDNA; encoded by the coding sequence ATGACGCTCCTAAAAAACATTCTGTTAGTGGAAGACAACACAAAAGATATCGAATTGACACTCGCCGCTCTGAAGAACAGGGGTTTGTTGAACAGGGTTGTCACTGCCCGCGACGGGATTGAAGCGCTCGAGTACCTGCGTTGCACGGGCCGGTATGCCAACCGAATCACGGGAAATCCCGCGGTGATTCTGCTGGATATCAAGATGCCGCGCATGGACGGAATAACCGCGCTGCGTACGATCCGTGCCGATGCCACATTGAGCATGATCCCGATTGTCATGCTGACATCCTCGCGAGAGGATCCGGATCTACGGCAATGTTATGCGGCCGGTGTCAACGCCTTTGTGGTCAAGCCGGTGGGCTTCCAGTCCTTTATGGACGCCGTGCAGGATCTGGGTGTGTTCTGGGCTCTCATCAACGAGCCGCCTCCGGATAACGCATAG
- a CDS encoding NAD(P)H-binding protein: MIVLTGATGNIGSKLTTKLLDAGMPVRLYVHHAEKAAAFAARGAEIVEGDIKDSASMAAAFAGADVVFTLIPGDWSSQDFGALQDTIGFAIIDAIRASGVKKVLNISSLGGHTDKGTGVVAGLARQETRLAALRGVDVLTLRPSYFMENLLGSIGMIKAMGINGSAIRGDVPMPIVATQDIADVAYAAITNFTTKGYAVQPLHGARDYTMNEITRILGAAIGKPDLPYVTFPAADAIAGFMQMGTSESVATLYIELMLAINDGILGFDARTPGSTTPTTIEQFSQIFAAVYNA, from the coding sequence ATGATCGTGCTCACAGGCGCCACAGGAAACATCGGAAGCAAACTCACAACAAAACTGCTTGACGCGGGGATGCCCGTTCGGCTGTACGTCCACCACGCGGAAAAGGCCGCGGCATTTGCGGCGCGAGGAGCGGAGATCGTCGAAGGCGACATTAAGGATTCCGCCTCGATGGCCGCGGCTTTTGCTGGTGCGGATGTTGTGTTCACACTCATCCCGGGCGACTGGTCGTCGCAGGACTTCGGAGCGCTGCAGGATACAATCGGCTTCGCAATCATCGACGCCATCCGCGCGAGTGGCGTGAAAAAGGTTCTGAACATCTCGAGTCTCGGAGGCCATACCGATAAGGGCACGGGTGTCGTTGCCGGACTCGCGCGCCAGGAAACACGACTCGCCGCGCTTCGTGGTGTGGACGTGCTCACTCTGCGTCCCTCGTACTTCATGGAGAATCTCCTCGGCTCCATCGGCATGATCAAGGCCATGGGTATCAACGGCTCGGCCATACGGGGCGACGTGCCCATGCCGATCGTGGCAACGCAGGATATCGCCGATGTCGCCTATGCGGCGATCACCAACTTCACGACGAAGGGGTACGCGGTGCAGCCGCTGCACGGCGCGCGCGATTATACCATGAACGAGATCACGCGTATTCTCGGTGCGGCAATCGGCAAGCCCGATCTGCCCTACGTCACCTTCCCGGCCGCCGACGCGATCGCGGGGTTTATGCAGATGGGCACCTCCGAGAGTGTCGCCACGCTGTACATCGAACTCATGCTGGCCATCAACGACGGCATTCTCGGCTTCGACGCGCGCACGCCCGGAAGCACCACGCCGACCACGATCGAACAGTTCTCGCAGATCTTTGCCGCCGTGTATAACGCGTAA
- a CDS encoding type II toxin-antitoxin system HipA family toxin, whose translation MIARVSLWGSQIGAASWDARNGRANFQYTPDFAQSGFEVSPLVMPLSRRVYSFATLPRVTFHGLPGLLADSLPDRFGNALIDSWLAAQGRSAVEFDPLQRLCYTGARGMGALEFAPAIGPRPTASARLDVAALVAVASEVLAQRRGMRGNLSPSAREHAMRDILRVGTSAGGARAKAVVAWNPATDEVRSGQVPADAGFEYWLIKFDGVSGNRDRELADPRGYGAIEYAYHLMARAAGIEMCDCRLLEEGGRRHFMTRRFDRTSAGEKIHMHSLCGLAHLDYNAAGAHGYEQALLAARRLRLPIKDLEQLVLRMCFNIAARNQDDHTKNIAFLMDRAGRWSLAPAFDVTYAYNPKGAWTSAHQMTVHGKRDDFTREDIRKAAEVAHLARGRVDSLLDAALAAVAQWPAYARDADVPSSTIRRIDTTLRKDLA comes from the coding sequence ATGATCGCCCGCGTCTCGCTCTGGGGAAGCCAGATCGGCGCGGCGTCTTGGGATGCGCGGAATGGGCGCGCGAATTTTCAATACACGCCGGATTTCGCGCAGAGCGGCTTCGAGGTCTCGCCGCTCGTCATGCCTCTGTCACGGCGTGTGTACAGTTTTGCCACGCTGCCTCGTGTTACCTTCCACGGTCTGCCCGGTCTGCTCGCCGATTCGTTGCCTGACCGCTTCGGCAATGCGCTCATCGATTCCTGGCTTGCGGCGCAGGGCCGGTCGGCGGTCGAGTTTGATCCGCTGCAGCGGTTGTGTTACACGGGTGCGCGCGGCATGGGCGCGCTCGAGTTTGCTCCCGCCATCGGGCCCCGCCCCACCGCGTCCGCGCGTCTGGACGTTGCGGCGCTTGTTGCCGTTGCGTCGGAGGTGCTGGCGCAGAGACGCGGCATGCGGGGCAATCTTTCGCCCTCGGCGCGCGAACATGCGATGCGTGATATACTGCGTGTCGGAACGTCGGCGGGCGGCGCGCGGGCGAAGGCGGTGGTGGCGTGGAATCCTGCGACCGATGAAGTGCGCTCGGGGCAGGTGCCAGCGGATGCGGGATTCGAATATTGGCTGATCAAATTTGATGGTGTGTCGGGCAATCGCGACAGGGAGCTTGCCGATCCGCGCGGGTATGGCGCCATCGAATACGCGTACCACCTCATGGCCCGCGCGGCGGGAATCGAGATGTGCGACTGCCGCCTCCTCGAGGAAGGAGGACGACGTCACTTCATGACACGCCGTTTCGATCGCACCTCCGCAGGCGAGAAAATACACATGCACTCGCTCTGCGGACTCGCGCACCTCGACTACAACGCCGCCGGCGCGCACGGGTACGAACAGGCACTGCTTGCAGCGCGCCGTCTGCGGCTGCCGATCAAGGACCTCGAACAACTTGTCCTGCGCATGTGTTTCAACATCGCCGCGCGCAATCAGGACGACCATACGAAAAACATCGCCTTCCTGATGGACCGCGCGGGGCGATGGTCCCTCGCACCCGCCTTCGACGTGACCTACGCGTACAATCCCAAAGGGGCATGGACCTCCGCACATCAGATGACCGTACACGGGAAGCGCGACGATTTCACCCGCGAAGATATCCGCAAGGCGGCCGAGGTTGCACACCTCGCCCGCGGCCGCGTCGACTCGCTCCTCGATGCCGCGCTCGCCGCCGTTGCGCAATGGCCCGCCTATGCCCGCGACGCGGACGTGCCGTCCTCAACCATACGCCGTATTGATACAACCCTGCGGAAGGACCTGGCCTGA
- a CDS encoding cytochrome ubiquinol oxidase subunit I, which yields MDVLFLSRLQFAFTIMFHYLFPPLSIGLGTLMVFMEGMYLRTRHSHYEQLARFWTKIFAVVFAMGVATGIVMEFEFGTNWATYSRYVGDVFGSALAAEGIFAFFLESGFLAVVVFGWDRVSKRMHFFATLMVALGSIFSAIWIVVANSWQQTPAGFHIVVRDGFARAEIIDFWAMVFNPSSMHRLGHTIIGAWILGAFFVMSIMAWYILKGRHVDMAKKAFTIALVWGSIVSLAALVSGHAQADKVAETQPAKLAAFEGHFKKGTGGAPLYLFGIPDEDAEVVRYGIAIPGGLSFLLHWRTDVPVPGLDQFPRDERPPVLIPFVSYHIMVGLGMFFIAITLFASFLRWRGTLFEKRWLLWIFVFAVLGPYAANQLGWIAAEVGRQPWVVYGLLKTSDALSKSVKAEAVLTSIILFGVIYLLLFAVWIYIMHDKISHGPDDLPVTPLAPGRLGDAAGALADPSGPSMTGARDDAAAQK from the coding sequence GTGGACGTCCTCTTTCTCTCCCGCCTGCAGTTCGCCTTCACGATCATGTTCCATTACCTGTTCCCGCCGCTGAGCATCGGCCTCGGGACGCTCATGGTCTTCATGGAGGGCATGTATCTGCGCACGCGGCACAGCCACTACGAACAGCTCGCGCGTTTCTGGACCAAAATCTTCGCCGTCGTTTTCGCCATGGGCGTGGCGACGGGCATCGTTATGGAGTTCGAATTCGGCACCAACTGGGCCACCTACTCGCGCTATGTCGGCGACGTGTTCGGCTCCGCTCTCGCGGCGGAGGGCATCTTCGCCTTTTTCCTCGAATCGGGTTTCCTGGCCGTAGTGGTTTTCGGTTGGGACCGCGTCTCGAAACGTATGCACTTTTTCGCGACCCTGATGGTTGCCCTCGGTTCCATCTTCTCGGCGATATGGATCGTTGTCGCCAATTCCTGGCAGCAGACGCCGGCCGGTTTTCACATAGTGGTGCGCGACGGATTTGCGCGCGCCGAAATCATCGACTTCTGGGCCATGGTCTTTAATCCGTCGAGTATGCACCGGCTCGGACACACCATCATCGGCGCATGGATACTCGGGGCCTTCTTTGTGATGAGCATCATGGCCTGGTACATCCTCAAGGGCCGCCATGTGGACATGGCGAAAAAGGCCTTTACGATCGCGCTCGTGTGGGGCAGCATCGTGTCGCTCGCCGCGCTCGTCTCGGGGCACGCGCAGGCCGACAAAGTGGCGGAAACGCAGCCCGCAAAACTCGCCGCCTTCGAAGGACACTTCAAGAAAGGCACCGGCGGGGCGCCGCTGTACCTCTTTGGTATCCCTGACGAGGACGCGGAGGTCGTGCGCTATGGCATTGCGATTCCGGGCGGACTCAGCTTTCTCCTGCATTGGCGCACGGATGTGCCCGTGCCCGGACTCGACCAGTTCCCGCGCGACGAGCGTCCGCCCGTGCTCATTCCGTTTGTGTCGTACCACATCATGGTCGGCCTCGGAATGTTCTTTATCGCCATCACCCTTTTCGCCTCCTTCCTGCGCTGGCGCGGGACGCTGTTCGAGAAACGGTGGCTGCTGTGGATCTTTGTCTTCGCCGTGCTCGGCCCCTACGCGGCCAATCAACTCGGATGGATCGCGGCCGAGGTGGGCCGGCAGCCATGGGTCGTGTACGGCCTCCTGAAAACGAGCGACGCGCTGTCGAAGTCCGTGAAGGCAGAGGCCGTCCTCACCTCGATCATTCTTTTCGGAGTGATCTATCTTTTATTGTTCGCCGTATGGATCTATATCATGCACGACAAAATCTCGCACGGGCCCGACGACCTTCCCGTGACACCTCTCGCGCCGGGACGCCTCGGCGACGCCGCGGGTGCCCTGGCCGATCCGTCCGGACCATCCATGACCGGCGCGCGCGACGACGCGGCCGCACAGAAATAG
- a CDS encoding STAS domain-containing protein, which produces MFVPKIISTLKEGYTRRNFLADLTAGTIVGIVALPLAIAFAIASGVSPEKGLYTAIVAGFLISALGGSRVQIGGPTGAFVVIVYSIVAKYGIDGLTIATAMAGVILILMGLAKFGGLIKFIPYPIVTGFTSGIAVIIFSSQVKDFLGLRMGAVPSDFVEKWFAYGAAWSTVNLYALGVGAGSLLVILLWPRISSRIPGSLVAIVLATVVVQVFQLPVDTITSRFGEIPSSLPAPSLPVVTWERITELVLPATTIAFLAGIESLLSAVVADGMAGGRHRSNMELVAQGAANIASSIFGGIPATGAIARTVTNVKNGARTPVAGIVHAMVLLLIMLLFGRWAGLIPLAALAAVLVRVAIAMSEYDAFIAILKGPRADVMVLVVTFLLTVIFDLTVAIEIGMIMAALIFMKQMADVSNVRLFDADIKDAEETDDPNAVAFRDIPAGVQVFEINGPFFFGSVDKFHSTLSIGSAPPKVLIIRMRNVPYMDAGGLHALEELHDRCKKNRIQLLISDIHAQPLFAATQSGFIDVLGENLFFGNLDDALDHAREVLQLPRTAHLRFEPTVAREKE; this is translated from the coding sequence ATGTTTGTCCCGAAAATCATTTCGACGCTCAAAGAAGGATACACGCGCAGGAATTTCCTCGCCGATCTGACCGCGGGCACGATTGTCGGCATAGTTGCACTGCCGCTGGCAATCGCCTTTGCCATCGCTTCGGGTGTTTCGCCCGAGAAGGGTTTGTACACGGCAATAGTGGCGGGCTTCCTGATCTCCGCGCTGGGAGGGAGCCGCGTGCAGATCGGCGGACCCACCGGCGCCTTCGTGGTGATCGTCTATTCCATCGTAGCAAAATACGGCATCGACGGCCTGACCATTGCGACGGCCATGGCTGGTGTCATCCTGATCCTGATGGGACTCGCAAAGTTCGGTGGACTCATCAAGTTCATTCCCTATCCCATCGTCACGGGTTTTACCTCCGGCATAGCCGTCATCATCTTTTCCTCCCAGGTCAAGGACTTCCTCGGACTGCGCATGGGCGCCGTGCCGAGCGATTTTGTGGAGAAGTGGTTCGCGTACGGCGCGGCATGGAGCACCGTGAACCTGTACGCGCTCGGTGTCGGAGCCGGTTCGCTTCTCGTGATTCTGCTGTGGCCGCGCATCAGCTCGCGTATCCCCGGATCGCTTGTGGCTATCGTGCTCGCGACCGTTGTGGTGCAGGTCTTTCAGCTCCCGGTCGACACTATCACGAGCCGCTTCGGCGAGATTCCCTCGTCCCTGCCCGCGCCTTCGCTGCCCGTCGTGACCTGGGAGCGCATCACCGAACTGGTGCTGCCCGCCACCACCATCGCCTTTCTCGCGGGCATTGAATCACTGCTCAGCGCCGTTGTGGCCGACGGTATGGCGGGCGGACGGCATCGGTCCAACATGGAACTTGTCGCGCAGGGAGCGGCCAACATCGCCTCGTCGATCTTCGGCGGCATCCCCGCCACCGGCGCCATTGCGCGGACCGTGACCAACGTGAAAAATGGCGCGCGCACACCCGTCGCTGGCATCGTGCACGCCATGGTGCTGCTGCTGATCATGCTTCTCTTCGGACGTTGGGCCGGACTCATCCCTCTCGCCGCGCTGGCCGCGGTGCTGGTGCGGGTCGCCATCGCGATGAGTGAATACGATGCCTTCATCGCGATACTGAAAGGTCCGCGTGCCGATGTCATGGTGCTCGTCGTCACCTTCCTCCTGACGGTGATTTTCGACCTGACCGTGGCGATCGAGATAGGCATGATCATGGCGGCGTTGATCTTCATGAAGCAGATGGCCGACGTATCGAACGTGCGGCTCTTCGACGCCGACATCAAGGATGCGGAGGAGACCGACGATCCGAACGCCGTCGCCTTCCGCGACATCCCCGCCGGCGTGCAGGTGTTCGAGATCAACGGACCGTTCTTCTTCGGCTCTGTCGACAAATTCCACTCCACGCTCTCGATAGGTTCGGCTCCGCCCAAGGTGCTCATCATCCGTATGCGCAATGTGCCGTACATGGACGCCGGTGGTCTGCACGCGCTCGAGGAACTCCACGACCGTTGCAAAAAAAACCGTATTCAGCTCCTGATATCCGATATTCACGCGCAGCCGCTTTTTGCCGCCACCCAGTCCGGATTTATCGACGTGCTCGGGGAGAACCTCTTTTTCGGCAACCTCGACGACGCGCTCGACCATGCGCGCGAGGTGCTGCAACTCCCGCGCACGGCACATCTGCGATTCGAGCCCACCGTCGCGCGCGAGAAGGAGTAA
- a CDS encoding helix-turn-helix transcriptional regulator, with the protein MTIMEYYTDTALLAEVGRRLMRVRLERNMTQAELAREAGVGVRTVQRLESGASASQLSIFLRVCRVLGILEGLEVLLPDAEPGPLELLHHRGAPRKRATGSRARTGVVAEPWRWGDSKS; encoded by the coding sequence ATGACAATCATGGAATATTATACTGACACTGCTCTTTTGGCCGAAGTGGGCCGCCGGCTGATGCGTGTGCGCCTCGAACGAAACATGACGCAGGCCGAACTTGCGCGGGAGGCGGGTGTTGGTGTGCGGACTGTGCAACGGCTGGAGTCCGGTGCGAGCGCGTCGCAGCTTTCGATTTTTCTGCGTGTCTGCCGCGTGCTGGGGATACTGGAAGGTCTTGAAGTCCTGCTTCCCGATGCGGAGCCGGGTCCGCTCGAACTCCTGCACCATCGTGGCGCACCGCGGAAGAGGGCGACAGGAAGCCGCGCGCGCACAGGTGTGGTGGCCGAACCCTGGCGCTGGGGTGACTCGAAATCATGA
- a CDS encoding MerR family transcriptional regulator, producing MDKPKYTISTAARLLGISIPTLRLYEREGLIIPYKKDSNHRLYSDADLERIRCIRTAISEDKMSIEGIKRILSLVPCWAVIQCPIEDRDTCAAYIGHNAPCWKLTHKSEFCQGKECRECIVYREYTDCNSIKGGIKTLLQSISLPDGTTGISEEIGARS from the coding sequence ATGGACAAACCGAAGTACACGATCAGCACCGCCGCGCGTCTTTTAGGGATCTCCATACCGACGCTGCGTCTGTACGAACGCGAGGGGCTGATCATTCCATACAAAAAGGACAGCAATCATCGATTGTATTCCGACGCGGATCTCGAGCGTATCCGCTGCATTCGCACGGCGATCAGCGAAGACAAGATGAGCATCGAGGGCATCAAGCGGATACTCTCGCTGGTTCCGTGCTGGGCCGTGATTCAATGTCCCATCGAGGATCGCGACACCTGCGCTGCATACATCGGGCACAACGCGCCCTGCTGGAAACTGACACACAAGTCGGAATTCTGCCAGGGCAAGGAGTGTCGCGAGTGTATCGTCTATCGCGAATACACCGATTGCAACAGCATCAAAGGCGGCATCAAGACCTTGCTTCAGAGCATCAGTCTGCCGGACGGCACTACCGGCATATCGGAGGAGATAGGAGCTAGGAGTTAG
- a CDS encoding DUF2318 domain-containing protein produces MSFLFPRMLRAVLVLFIGAACCVPSLLSQQVSHPAADVTATAKYYSYRHMLSPTQKKELEYILVRASNGEIKTVFNACDVCYSADKGYSQNGTMLRCNNCGNRFPIDGLGNPGTAGTCNPGYLPHSLQGDQVVITVADLLTGLYYFPIESVTGVDTPPVSRGFDVAVRDRRTLSVTLPDDAPRGFQIVSMNGRVLMNAEQASRSVSFDVSRLAAGAYLLVVRQGVSLETRGFLLY; encoded by the coding sequence ATGTCCTTTCTGTTTCCTCGCATGTTGCGCGCCGTATTGGTCCTGTTCATCGGCGCGGCCTGTTGTGTGCCGTCCCTCCTGTCGCAGCAAGTGTCGCATCCCGCGGCCGATGTGACCGCAACGGCAAAGTATTACTCGTACCGGCACATGTTGTCGCCCACGCAGAAGAAGGAGCTTGAATACATCCTCGTGCGTGCCTCCAACGGGGAAATCAAGACCGTGTTCAACGCCTGTGACGTCTGTTACTCGGCGGACAAAGGTTACTCGCAGAACGGCACCATGTTGCGCTGCAACAACTGCGGCAACCGTTTCCCGATCGACGGTCTCGGGAACCCGGGCACGGCGGGAACATGCAATCCGGGCTACCTGCCACACTCGCTGCAGGGCGATCAGGTGGTGATCACCGTCGCGGATCTGCTCACCGGACTCTATTACTTCCCGATCGAAAGTGTGACCGGTGTGGACACGCCGCCCGTGTCACGCGGCTTCGATGTAGCCGTGCGCGATCGGCGCACGCTGTCGGTGACGCTGCCCGACGACGCGCCGCGCGGCTTCCAGATCGTGTCGATGAACGGCCGCGTGCTGATGAATGCGGAGCAGGCCTCCCGCTCGGTGTCGTTCGATGTGTCGCGTCTTGCAGCCGGGGCGTATCTGCTAGTTGTCCGCCAGGGTGTTTCGCTCGAGACGCGCGGCTTCCTCCTCTACTGA